The region AGTAGAGAGCGCTGCTGTTCATTACACTCTCGCATCAGGTTCCTTAGTCGCCCTTTACGGCGCCCATGGGAAGCGATCgatccgtcctattctaaaacctgTCGCggcgtttaggctgcagcgtggaccaaagaaatggacatacctATTATTATGTGGCGGCCTGCTCGACCGCCACTACCTAAGTCCGCGCGCCTGCGCGATGCAGCAGACGGTTGTGCGGCAACCGAAAATCAACAGAGCTGTCCGATCGCCTAGCAAGAGAAAAACCTCATACaaatttgtgttaaatattttattgcttgtacatatatctaattgtaaataaattgtaaatagtGCATTGCATCTTTTCTACCGACACGACAACCTTTTACCACAGTGGTGACCGCCGACTGAAAAAGAACTAAAATGTCGCGAGAAAATTTACACGAAGACTTCGCTGATGCCTCCACAGCCGATGGGCAGGTATGTCGTGTTGGTGTCCGCGTGCCGCCGTTCAACGCGGACGAGCCGGCGCTTTGGTTCGCGCAGATAGAGGCGCAATTTCAACTATCGAAAATAACGGTTgacgaaacgaaattctattacgTCGCCGGCCAGCTAGAGGCGCGTTATGCACTCGAAGTAAAGGATATTATAACTAACCCTCCCGCTGCCgataagtacataaaaattaaaactgaattAATTAAACGCCTCTCGGCGTCTCAGGAAAAACGTACCCGGCAACTTCTCGTTCATGAAGAGCTTGGCGACCGCAGCCCGTCGCAATTTCTACGGCATTTACAAAACTTAGCCGGTACCGCTGCGACGTCCGATCTGCTCAAGACAATATGGATCGACCGTTTGCCGCATAATGTCCAAACTATACTTGCGTCGCAGTCGGACCAACCTCTAGAGAAACTTGCGGATTTAGCCGATAGGGTGTTTGAGCTTGCTCCCCAGACTCCCCATGTGGCAACTACCTCAGGCTCCGCTGTCAACTACGCACCAGTACCACAAGTTTCCTTCGCGTCTGCCTCGCCTTCTGATGCCTTGATGCAGCAAGTCAGTGAACTTACCAGGCAAGTTGCTTTGTTGACGAGTAACTACCGAAGAGGACGCACACACTCTCGCTCACGCTCGGCATCGTCGTCAAGAAGGTACAGCAGCCGCTCCCGTTCGAGGATGCCCCAGCCGCCGCCTAATCACCCGCACTGCTTCTACCACTATAACTTTAATGAAAAAGCGCGCAAATGCAGACAGCCGTGCAACTACAACGCGGAAAACTTCCCGGGCGGTCGGAAATAGCGGCCAACGACTGCCCTTCACCGTCTGGCCGTCTTTTTATAACCGATCTTCACAGCAAAATAAGATACCTCGTAGACACAGGTTCGGATTTATGCGTTTTCCCACGATCAGCTATCAAGACGCCATGCCACCGATCCAAGTTTGACCTTGTTGCTGCTAATAATACCGTCATCCATACTTACGGACAGACAACTATAACAGTCAACTTAGGATTACGTAGAGCATTTACGTGGAGATTCACCATTGCCGACGTGTCAAAACCCATAATAGGAGTCGATTTTCTAGCTTTTTACGACCTACTTGTTGACTGCAAGAACCATCGTCTACTTGATAATCTTACCAAATCGTCAGTAGACGCGGTACGCTATATGTCGTCGGAAAATATAGATTCTGTCAAAATCGTCACAGGTGAAACTGAATTCGATGACATCTTACGTGAGTACCCTGCGCTTACCAGACCACCTGGTAGACACTCTCCATCGAAGCACAATACTCTGCACTTCATCAAGACCACACCTGGACCACCAGTATCCTGCAAGCCTCGCCGCCTTGACCCTATGCGTATGCAAGCCGCTAGGAAAGAGTTTGAGGATATGCTAGCATCTGGTATAGCTCGACGATCAGAGAGTCCATGGGCTAGTGCTCTCCACCTGGTGAAGAAGAAGGACGACTCCTGGAGACCTTGCGGTGATTACAGAGCCCTCAACGCCAGAACCATTCCTGATCGCTACCCCATTCGTCATATTCACGACTTCTCCTACCAACTCTCAGGTTGCACCATCTTTTCAACCATTGACCTGGTCAAGGCATACAACCAGATAGCTGTTAACCCTGAAGACATCCCCAAGACTGCGATAATTACACCGTTCGGATTGTTCGAGTTCCCGTTTATGACGTTCGGATTAAGGAACGCAGCGCAGACCTTTCAGAGGTTCATTGATGAGGTTTTGCTCGGCCTGGATTTCTGCTACGGCTACCTGGATGATATCTTGGTTTTTTCCTCGTCCCTGGAACAGCATAAAGCCCACCTTCGCCAGCTGTTTGAGCGTTTGACGCAGTACGGCGTATGGATCAACACCTCCAAGTGTTTGTTTGGTCAACCGGAAGTCACCTTTCTGGGCTACCGTGTGACAGCTTCAGGAACCAAGCCTTTGGAATCTAAAGTGCAAGCCATCAAGGACTACGCCGTTCCGAAAACCGTCAAGGAGCTCAGAAGATTCCTTGGTATGATCAATTTCTACCGTCGGTTCATACCAAACGCTGCCCAAGTACAGGCACCGCTTCACTCTTGTTTGTCAGGACCGAAGATCAAAGGATCTCACCCAGTCAGCATGACTTCAGAACTGCTTCAAGCCTTTGAAGACTGCAAATCATCACTGTCTAAAGCAACACTCTTGGCTCACCCGGATCCTTCTGCTCAGCTCGCCATCTTCACCGACGCATCTGACACTTCTCTCGGCGCCGTTCTTCAGCAATCCGTTGACAACACCTGGCAACCTTTGGCATTCTACTCACACAAACTTACCAAGCCACAGAAGAAGTACAGCCCGTACGACCGAGAACTCCTAGCAGTGTACGAGGCCATCAGGTACTTCAGGCATATGGTCGAAGCCAGAGACTTTACAGTTTATACTGACCACAAACCACTTACCTTCGCTTTCTCCACCAACCGAGATAAATGTTCACCAAGGCAATTCAGATACCTTGACTTTATCTCGCAATTTACTACGGACCTAAGGTACTTACCTGGAACTCTCAACGTTGTCGCTGACGCCTTGTCTCGCATCGAGGAAATCGCCGTTCCTTTTGACTACCAGGCCCTTGCACAATCTCAGGAAGCTGATCCAGAGCTGCAAGACCTGAACCTCCACGGCTCATCACTCAAGCTAAATAAGATGCCTATGCTTGACTCTACCATATCCATCTTTTGCGACACTTCTACTGGACAACCTCGTCCTTATGTCACTCCAGAATTCCGGAAGCAAGTTTTCGACCAGCTTCATGAACTTCATCATCCAGGATGCACAGCTACTGCGCGACTGGTCTCAGAAAGATTTGTTTGGCCAGGGATTCGCCGAGACTGTAGAGAGTGGGCTAAACACTGTTTGAAATGTCAACAGAGCAAAATCACTCGTCATACCATTTCACCACTTTCCACTTTCACCACTCCATCCTCGAGGTTCGCTCATATCCATCTCGACCTCGTAGGACCCTTAACCCCATCTTCTGATTACAGATATTGCCTCACCGTCATCGATAGATTCACACGATGGCCTGAGGTGTTTCCACTCAGAGATATCACTGCTGAAACCTGCGCTTCTGCTCTTGTGTCTGGCTGGTTTGCCAGATTCGGATGTCCTCTACGCGTGACTACAGACCGTGGCCGCCAGTTCGAGAGTCAGCTTTTCAAGGCTCTGACCACGATGGTCGGTGCACACCACCTCTGCACCACTGCTTATCATCCTGCCGCCAACGGCATCATAGAGAGACTCCATCGCCAGCTCAAATCTGCCATCATGTGCCATTCCTCATCATCCACGTGGACTGAAGCTCTCCCCCTCATCCTGCTTGGTATTCGGAGCGCCGTTAAGGAAGACTTACAAGCTACCCCGGCAGAGCTCGTCTATGGCGAGACGCTTCGTTTACCCGGCCAGTTCCTCTCACCTTTACCTGACTACAAAGTGGCAGATATTACAGAATACGCCACACGCCTACGCTCGCACATGGCGAAACTTACTCCAAGACCTGCATCGTGGCATACCTCATCTTCACCATTCTACATCCCACGAGGATTAGAGACCTGTTCCCATGTTTTTCTCCGAGTCGATCGCGTCCGCAGATCACTAGAACCACCTTACGAAGGCCCGTACAGAGTCGTCAAACGACAGCCTAAGTACTACTCTATCGACATCAAGGGCAAGATCAACAACGTGACCGTCGATAGACTCAAGCCTGCTTACATTATGCGTGAAGTGTCGCCGAAACTGCCTGACACTATAGATAGTAATAGTAACGCAGGTTCAGAGACGCGGACAAGAAGCGGAAGGCTCGTGAGGTTCCCCAGCAGACTTCGACCGTAGTTACGGTCTGGCCAGGGGAACATGTGGCGGCCTGCTCGACCGCCACTACCTAAGTCCGCGCGCCTGCGCGATGCAGCAGACGGTTGTGCGGCAACCGAAAATCAACAGAGCTGTCCGATCGCCTAGCAAGAGAAAAACCTCATACaaatttgtgttaaatattttatttgttgtacatatatctaattgtaaataaattgtaaatagtGCATTGCATCTTTTCTACCGACACGACAACCTTTTACCACAATTACATACccccatacatacatacgctcgtaAAACATAACCCCCTTCAGGTAGTCGGGTAAACATCGCCGTCATCAATTAAGGACTTATCTACTCGTACGAAGAGCGCCGTCGTGCGCGCCCATAACACACTATAGATAGTTTGTCGACATCACACGGAAGCTAAGTAAAACCAACAACCCCAACTTTACAGCCGCGCCAGTTGGCTATATTCGCGCTAAgcggtataataatatattaaaatcaaattaactaaACAGACAAACTGCCATTACCGAGTCAGGAATGCCAACTTCAAAGACCTGAACTAATCCTGTAGGTAGAGCTAGAAATCGTTAAAACGAATGCTAAAGGGGTTAATGATGCGTATCTGCATAAGGAAATGGGGCTTTGGTAAGTATTTGTTAGAAGGATTCCAAACATCGGAATTCCAAAATTATtgttagtattaaataaataattaggttTTCTTTCGATGTTGTAGAAAAAAATGCGCTTGTACACGTGAACGCAGGTTTAAACTTTATACATGTGACTGACTGCTAGAACTTCATGTGTAGGTATTGATAAGTATTTAAAACTTTTGCTGAAATCATACTAAAAACCTATTTAAAAGTCCTTTCTAAAACAAGGCCTAGATTtcaaatgaaatacttatataacCTACCCGCTTGAGAAAAGTTTACTTTTCATCGATCTCACTTTAAATCCTTCAGTCGTTTAAAAATGGGTTAATTCGTCTTGTAAAATAAACCCTCCGAAATGTTTCCAGAGTTTCCAGACGAACGCTTTCCAAACAAACAGAAAAAGTCCATCACGCGCCAAAATAGAAACGAAGTGAGATTTTGAAATCTAGGGCGTATTTACTGATGCTGTAATAAGATGTACGGAACTGCTAACACATACATAagtatttttctaacaaacatCCGATGGTTGCAGACCGAATTTCAGCAGCCCATTTTTCAGGCGATTTTCATGACGTGTATTTTGGTAAAGTGGGGCGGGCGCGGTTGGTTATAAACATTGTCCGTAGCCGACTATATGTCTACATTTGTACATAAATCCGTAAACACAATGCCGAAACGGCTGCGTGTGATGCTTCATGCGCCCAACTGgagttttgatttaaaattagcAGCCGGAGCGATTACCTCTCAACGCAAAAGCATACTTACTTAATGTGGAATTCAGTGGAGGAGATCAAAGTACGAGCTCGAAATTTTAGTGCCGAAGTAATTCCTAACTTCACGCTACAATACAACTTTTTTCATAGACAATAATTTTGACAACTCGAAATTTCCcgctttttacttttttttaattctagaaAAACAAATGTGAATAGCGAACGGTTTTATTCCTggaatctataatataaaagtgaaccgccagaacgggacaaaaacAACGAGACAGAgaaggatggcgctctacaacaccattttgacacgtttatcccaaacaacgcattatttctctggaattttaaagaaattcgcttctttgaccttgggaatcgagAAAAACTTGAggaaatatgatattgggtgtgtacctTTTGTATTAAGGtccgaccgagatctcggtctcggtctcggtttcGGCAATTCTCGGCCAAAAATTAGGCCGAtaatctcggtctcggtctcggcccaAAACAGCCGAGATTCTCGGCCGCGGCCGAGACTCAACGGCGGCACTCAATTTAAATTTTGGCGCGCGGTTTACCGCAGTGGCACGAGCTTTCCTtgaaatcacaagttcgaatttcgagtcaaaaacgagcgatcaatgctagtgttgccattcagggaaaaagaaatccaTTCATTATCATGCATTGCAGtttgtaaagctctttacccattcattgccgcgcgccacagattacgctgggcttagagtcatgaaatttggtatgtagatagctggatgtctgaaataacataggctacttttattccaatattcccacgggatagttgtttttaacacaacacctcaatgaagattacgaacgatatatattttgggatttcccacaggaattttgtaactaattcaattgtaactaccagatcgaatagtttacgcgtgcgaagccgcgggtaaactctagtctaTTAATATC is a window of Choristoneura fumiferana chromosome 8, NRCan_CFum_1, whole genome shotgun sequence DNA encoding:
- the LOC141430062 gene encoding uncharacterized protein, giving the protein MSRENLHEDFADASTADGQVCRVGVRVPPFNADEPALWFAQIEAQFQLSKITVDETKFYYVAGQLEARYALEVKDIITNPPAADKYIKIKTELIKRLSASQEKRTRQLLVHEELGDRSPSQFLRHLQNLAGTAATSDLLKTIWIDRLPHNVQTILASQSDQPLEKLADLADRVFELAPQTPHVATTSGSAVNYAPVPQVSFASASPSDALMQQVSELTRQVALLTSNYRRGRTHSRSRSASSSRRYSSRSRSRMPQPPPNHPHCFYHYNFNEKARKCRQPCNYNAENFPGGRK